The Macaca thibetana thibetana isolate TM-01 chromosome 5, ASM2454274v1, whole genome shotgun sequence genomic sequence tattttattttttattttaggttaccTAGAACAAGGACTGCTGGTAAAGGAAGAACTTAaactcataaataaatataaatccaaCTTACAATTTAAACTTGATGTTCTGTCACTGATACCAACTGATTTGCTGTATTTTAAGTTAGGGTGGAACTATCCAGAAATTAGATTAAACAGGTTATTACGAATCTCTCGTATGTTTGAGTTCTTCCAGAGAACAGAAACAAGGACAAACTATCCAAACATCTTCAGGATTTCCAACCTTGTTATGTACATCGTCATCATTATCCACTGGAATGCATGTGTGTACTACTCTATTTCTAAAGCTATTGGATTTGGAAATGATACATGGGTCTACCCTGATACTAATGATCCTGAATTTGGCCGTTTGGCTAGAAAATACGTATACAGCCTTTACTGGTCTACACTGACTTTGACTACCATTGGTGAAACACCCCCTCCTGTGAGGGATTCTGAGTATGTCTTTGTGGTGGTTGATTTCCTAATTGGAGTGCTAATTTTTGCTACCATCGTTGGTAACATAGGTTCTATGATTTCCAACATGAATGCGGCCAGAGCAGAATTTCAAGCAAGAATTGATGCTATCAAGCAATATATGCATTTTCGAAATGTAAGCAAAGATATGGAAAAGAGGGTTATTAAATGGTTTGACTACCTGTGGACCAACAAAAAAACAGTTGATGAGAAAGAAGTCTTAAAGTATCTACCTGATAAACTAAGAGCAGAAATTGCCATCAATGTTCACTTAGACACATTAAAAAAGGTACGCATTTTTGCTGATTGTGAAGCTGGTCTGTTGGTGGAGTTGGTCTTGAAATTGCAACCCCAAGTCTACAGTCCTGGAGATTATATTTGCAAGAAAGGGGATATTGGACGAGAGATGTACATTATCAAGGAAGGCAAACTCGCTGTGGTGGCAGATGATGGagtcactcagtttgtggtattgAGCGACGGCAGCTACTTTGGTGAGATCAGCATTCTTAATATTAAAGGGAGCAAAGCCGGCAATCGACGAACTGCCAATATTAAAAGTATTGGCTACTCAGACCTGTTCTGTCTCTCAAAAGATGACCTCATGGAAGCTCTAACTGAGTATCCAGATGCCAAAACTATgctggaagagaaagggaagcagATTTTAATGAAAGATGGTCTACTGGATCTAAACATTGCAAATGCTGGCAGTGATCCTAAAGATCTTGAAGAGAAAGTTACTCGAATGGAGGGGTCAGTAGACCTCCTGCAAACAAGGTTTGCCCGAATCTTGGCTGAGTATGAGTCCATGCAGCAGAAACTGAAACAAAGATTAACCAAGGTTGAGAAATTTCTGAAACCGCTTATTGACACAGAATTTTCAAGTATTGAGGGACCTGGAGTAGAAAGTGGGCCCATTGACTCTACATAGAACTGAAAAGCTGGTCATTGACAGGGACACGCCTCATGATCCTTCTGATCTTGTGACTGAcatcaaataaaactttaaagaagaGGAAGACTCAGTTCGGAAATTTTTCCATGAGGAAAATGTGCTTTGGTGCAAGGTACAAGGCCCACACCCTCTCTGAGAGATACTATGATTAAAAAAGCTTTATATCTTGGGATTTTTCACAACTGATAATGTGCAAAGATATAAACTGATTAACTTGTCAATGGCTgtatcttctgatttttttcacatatgcTCGTTTTATGTAATAAtcttcataaaaatgaataagtatCCCTCACTTTCATGCCATTTCCATTGTTGAGTGAAGTGTATTTGAAGTAACTGAGAATTACCATGTACATCATGTTTgggataacattttaaaaaattagactgcaataaagtaaaattaattatgCAACTGTAGTGAAAATGAGTTATTTGATAATTTAGCAGGGAGTTTAGGATCTTGCAGAACTTCAGGgtcattttaaggaaaaatcaATCATTTTTGTAGTCTAGGACTGAGAAAGAGTGGTTGAGAGAAACTTTTTACCAATAAAAGCATAATAAATCAGactttatgaatatatatatgtatacacacatataaatatagagATATATCACACTGAACATCATAGAATGTTTTAGGAatcttttatattaaattttaatttttttctgattattaagaCCTGACAGCAGTGGCTATTTTCTTACTTCTCTGCCTGGCCAGCAGTAAGAAAAAAGGATAAAGTAATAATATTTCTGGGTAATTAACAAGGGAAATTGTCATAATGTTAAAAAAGGCGACTTGAAAGTTCTGGGGACCAGCatgagcatcacctgggagcttctcagaaatgcagaatcaTGGGCTCTACCCCTACCTACTGCATCAGAATCTGCATCTTAGCAAGTGTTTCATATCCATGTTAAAGCTTGAGAAGCATGCATGTAGAGAACCAGGAAGGAGTTAATGAGAGGATGttctagaaaagaaaaggaaactatccGGCAAGCGTGTGGATGTGGAAAACATTGCTAATCGATCAGCCAGCTTCTGCTGAACCCGGATGTGGCTCAAAAAATCTTTCTTAACACAGATCACTAGAAGATTTCTATCCCTATCTATAATGACATGACTAAAAACAGCTTCTTGATAATTTGACATTTCAGATACTTAAACAGACCTTGATCAGGGTATGCCGatggtatatatttattattattattattattttatactttaagttctagggtacatgtgcacaacatgcaggtttgttacatatgtatacatgtgccatgttagtgtgcttcacccactaactcgtcatttacattaggtatatctcctaatgctatccctccctcccccctccccccccccacaacaggccccggtgtgtcatgttccccttcctgtgtccaggtgttctcattgttcaattcccatctatgagtgagagcatgcagtctttggttttctgtccttgcgatagtttgctgagaatgatggtttccagcttcatccatgtccctacaaaggacatgaactcatccttttttatggctgcatagtattccatggtatatatgtgccacattttcttaatccagtttatcattgatggacatttgggttggttcaaagtctttgctattgtgaatagtgctacaagaaacatatgtgtgcatgtgtctttatagcagcataatttataatcctttgggtatatacccagtaatgggatggctgggtcaaatgttatttctaattctagatccttgaggaatcaccacactgtcttccacaatggttgaactagtttacaatcccaccaacagtgtagaagtgtttctatttctccacatcctctctagcacctgttgtttcctgactttttaatgatcaccattataactggtgtgagacggtatctcattgtggttttgatttgcatttctctgatgggcagtgatgatgagcaatttttcatgtgtctgttggctgacttcttcttttgagaagtgtctgatcatatccttcgcccactttttgatggggttgtttgttttttttcttgtaaatttgtttaagttctttgtgtattctggatattagccctttgtcagatgagtagattgcaaaaattttctcccattctgtaggttgcttgttcaacctgatggtagtttattttgctgtgcagaaactctttggtttaatgagatcccatttgtcaattttggcttttgttgccattacttttggtgttttagacatgaagtccttgcccatgcctatgtcatgaatAGTACTGCCTAGGttctcttctagggtttttatggttttaggtctaacatttaagtctttaatccatcttgaattaatttttgtataaagtataaggcagggatccagtttcagccttctacatatggctagccaattttcccagcaccatttattaaatagggaatcctttccccatttcttgttgttgtcaggtttgtcaaagatggttgtagatgtgtggtattatttctgagggctctgttctgttccattggtctatatctctgttttggtaccagtaccatgctgttctggttactgtagccttgtagtatagtttgaagtcaggtagcatgatgcctccagctttgttcttttgacttaggattgtcttggagatgcaggctcttttttggttccatacgaactttaaagtagttttttccaattctctgaagaaagtcattggtagcttgatgggggtggcattgaatctataaattaccttgggcagtatggccattttcacaatattgattcttcctgtctgtgagcatggaatgttcttccatttgtttgtgttctcttgtatttcgttgagcagtggtttgcagttctccttgaagaggtccttcacatcccttgtaagttggattcctaggtattttattctctttgaagcaattgtgaatgggagtcatgatttggctctctgtttgtcttttatgcatgtataagaatgcttgtgatttttgcaccttgattttgtatcctgagactttgccgaagttgcttatcagcttaaggagattatgGGCTGAGAcgatgtggttttctaaatatgcaatcatgtcatctgcaaacagagacaatttgacttcctcttttcctaattgaataccctttatttctttcccctgcctgattgccccggccagaacttccaacactatgttgaataggagtggtgagagagggcatccctggcttgtgccagttttcaaagggaatgcttgcagtttttgcccattcagtatgatattggctgtgggtttgttataaatagctcttattattttgagatatatccCATCaacaccgaatttattgagagtttttagcatgaagcgttgttgaattttgtcaaaggccttttctgcatctattgagataatcatgtggtttttgtctttggttcagtttatatgctggattatgtttattgatttgtgtatgttgaaccagccttgcatcccagggatgaagcccacttagtcatggtggattagctttttgatgtgctgctggattcggtttgccagtattttattgaggattttcacatggatgttcatcagggatattggtctaaaattctctttttttctagtgtctctgccaggctttggtttcaggatgatgctggcctgataaaataagttagggaggatttcctctttttctattgattggaatagtttcagaaggaatggtaccagctcctccctgtaactctggtagaatttggctgtgaatccatctggtcctggactttttttggttggtaggctattaattattgcctcaatttcagagcctgttattggtctatacagggattcagcttcttcctggtttagtcttgggagggtgtatgtgtccagaaatttgtccatttcttccagattttctagtttatttgggtagaggtgtttatagtgttctctgatggtagtttgtatttctgtgggattcatggtgatatcccctttatcattttttttattgcgtctactgattcttctctttttcttctttattagtcttgctagcagtctatatattttgttgatcttttcaaaaaaccagctcctggattcattgattttttgaaggtttttttgtgtctctatctccttcagttctgctctcatcttagttatttcttgccttctgctagcttttgaatgtgtttgctcttgcttctctagttcttttaattgttatgttagggtgttgattttagatctttcctgctttctcttgtgggcatttagtgctataaatttccctctacacactgctttaaatgtgtcccagagattctggtacgttgtgtctttgttctcattggtttcgaggaacatctttatttctgccttcatttcgttttgTAACcagtattcattcaggagcaggttgttcagtttccatgtagttgagtggttttgagtgagtttcttaatcctgagttctagttcgattgcactgtggtctgatcaacagtttgttataatttctgttgttttacatttgctgaggagtgttttacttccaactatgtggtcaattttggaataagtgcgatgtggtgctgagaagaatgtatattctgttgatttggggtggagagttctgtagatgtctattaggtgcACTTGGTCCAGAGtttagttcaattcctggatatccttgttaactttctgtctcattgatctaatgttgacagtggggtgttaaactctcccattattattgtgtaggagtctaagtctctttgtaaatctctaaggacttgctttatgaatctgggtgctcctgtattgggtgcttatatatttacaatagttagctcttcttgttgaactgatcCCTTTACTGTTATggaatggccttctttgtctcttttgatctttgatggtttcaagtgtgttttatcagagactaggattgcaacccctgcttttttttgttttacatttgcttgggagatcttcctccatctctttattttgagcctatatgtgtctctgcatgtgagatgggtctcctgaatacagcatactgatgggtcttgattctttatccaatttgcctgtctgtgtcttttaattggggcatttagcccatttacatttaaggttaatattgttatgtgtgaatttgatggcgtcattatgatgttagctggttattttgctcattagttgatgcagtttcttcctagcatctctggtctttacattttggtgtgtttttgcagtggctggtctggttgttcctttccatgtttagtgcttccttcaggatgtcttgtagggcaggcctggtagtgacaaaatctctcagcatttgcttgtctgtaaaggattttatttctccttcacttatgaagtttagtttggctggatatgaaattctaggttgaaaattcttttctttaagaatgttgaatattggcccccactctcttctggcttgtagagtttctgccaagatatccactgttagtctgatgggcttccctttgtgggtaacccgatctttctctctggctgtccttaacatttttccttcatttcaactttggtgaatctgacaattatgtgtcttggagttgctcttctcgagcagtttctttgtggcgttctctgtatttcctgaatttgaatgttggcctgccttgctaggttggggaagttctcctggataatatcctgcagagtaatttccaacttggttccattctccccgtcactttcaggtacaccaatcagatgtagatttggtcttttcacatagtcccatatttcttgaaggctttgtttgtttctttttactcttttttctctaatcttgtcttctcgcttcatttcattcatgtgttcttcaatcactgataccctttcttccagttgatcgaatttgttactgaagcttgtgcattcgtcacgtagttcttgtatcatggttttcagctccatcaggtcatttaaggacttctctacactggttattctagttagccattcatctaatcttttttcaaggtttttagcactttgcgatgggtttgaaattcctcctttagctcagagaagtttgatcatctgaagccttcttctctcaactagtcaaagtcattctccatccagctttgttccattgctggcgaggagctgcgttcctttggagggggagaggcgctctggtttttagaattttcagcttctctgctctgttttttccccatctttgtggttttatctacctttggtctttgatgatggtacagatggggttttggggtggatgtcctttctgtttgttagttttccttctaacaatcaggaccctcagctgcaggtctgttggagtttgctggaggttcactccagaccctgtttgcctgggtatcagcaggggaggctgcagaacagcgaatattcctgaacagcaaatgttgctgcctgatcacttctctggaagcttcgtctcagaggggtacctggccgtgtgaggtgtcagtctgcccctactgggggggtGCCTCCtggttaggctactcgggggtcagggacccacttgaggaggcagtctgtccattctcagatctcaaactccatgctgggagaaccactactctcttcaaagctgtcagatagggacatttaaatctgcagaggtttctgctgccttttgtttgggtATGCCCTGTCCGCAGAAGTGGAggctacagaggcaggcaggcctctctgagctgtggtgggctccacccagttgaGCTTCCAGGCCgctttgtttacttactcaagcctcagcaatggcgggcacccctcccccagccttgcagctgccttgcagtttgatctcagactgctgtgctagcaatgagtgaAGCTTCGTGGGAGTGGGACCCCctgagccaggtgcgggatataatctcttggtgtgccatttgctaataCCCTTTGAAAAGCAtagtatttgggtgggagtgacccaattttccatgtgccgtgtgtcacggtttcccttggttagaaaagggaattccctgactcctttcgcttcctgggtgaggcaatgcctcaccctgcttcggctctcactcggtgggctgcacccactgtccgacacaccccagtgagatgaacccgatacctaagttggaaatgcagaaatcacccgtcttctgcattgctctggctgggagctatagactggagctgttcctattcagctatCTTGGAAGCGCCCCACCAGAtggaatattttattctgttatacCAGTAGAATATCCACTGAACTATACATTATGTCTTTGAAGTCCTGTGTTTCCATTCAT encodes the following:
- the CNGA1 gene encoding cGMP-gated cation channel alpha-1 isoform X2, encoding MGFHHVGQAGLELLISSDPPTLTSQKPGITDMKLTMKKNIVNTQQSFVNMPNVIVPDIEKEIRKMENGACSSFSEDDDSASVSEESENENHHARGSFSYKSHRKGGPSQREQYLPGAIALFNVNNSSNKDQEPEEKKKKKKAKKSKSDDKNENKKDLEKKKKKKDKEKKKKEEKSKDKKEEEKKEVVVIDPSGNTYYNWLFCITLPVMYNWTMVIARACFDELQSDYLEYWLILDYVSDIVYLIDTFVRTRTGYLEQGLLVKEELKLINKYKSNLQFKLDVLSLIPTDLLYFKLGWNYPEIRLNRLLRISRMFEFFQRTETRTNYPNIFRISNLVMYIVIIIHWNACVYYSISKAIGFGNDTWVYPDTNDPEFGRLARKYVYSLYWSTLTLTTIGETPPPVRDSEYVFVVVDFLIGVLIFATIVGNIGSMISNMNAARAEFQARIDAIKQYMHFRNVSKDMEKRVIKWFDYLWTNKKTVDEKEVLKYLPDKLRAEIAINVHLDTLKKVRIFADCEAGLLVELVLKLQPQVYSPGDYICKKGDIGREMYIIKEGKLAVVADDGVTQFVVLSDGSYFGEISILNIKGSKAGNRRTANIKSIGYSDLFCLSKDDLMEALTEYPDAKTMLEEKGKQILMKDGLLDLNIANAGSDPKDLEEKVTRMEGSVDLLQTRFARILAEYESMQQKLKQRLTKVEKFLKPLIDTEFSSIEGPGVESGPIDST
- the CNGA1 gene encoding cGMP-gated cation channel alpha-1 isoform X1 is translated as MKLTMKKNIVNTQQSFVNMPNVIVPDIEKEIRKMENGACSSFSEDDDSASVSEESENENHHARGSFSYKSHRKGGPSQREQYLPGAIALFNVNNSSNKDQEPEEKKKKKKAKKSKSDDKNENKKDLEKKKKKKDKEKKKKEEKSKDKKEEEKKEVVVIDPSGNTYYNWLFCITLPVMYNWTMVIARACFDELQSDYLEYWLILDYVSDIVYLIDTFVRTRTGYLEQGLLVKEELKLINKYKSNLQFKLDVLSLIPTDLLYFKLGWNYPEIRLNRLLRISRMFEFFQRTETRTNYPNIFRISNLVMYIVIIIHWNACVYYSISKAIGFGNDTWVYPDTNDPEFGRLARKYVYSLYWSTLTLTTIGETPPPVRDSEYVFVVVDFLIGVLIFATIVGNIGSMISNMNAARAEFQARIDAIKQYMHFRNVSKDMEKRVIKWFDYLWTNKKTVDEKEVLKYLPDKLRAEIAINVHLDTLKKVRIFADCEAGLLVELVLKLQPQVYSPGDYICKKGDIGREMYIIKEGKLAVVADDGVTQFVVLSDGSYFGEISILNIKGSKAGNRRTANIKSIGYSDLFCLSKDDLMEALTEYPDAKTMLEEKGKQILMKDGLLDLNIANAGSDPKDLEEKVTRMEGSVDLLQTRFARILAEYESMQQKLKQRLTKVEKFLKPLIDTEFSSIEGPGVESGPIDST